From Stenotrophomonas maltophilia, a single genomic window includes:
- a CDS encoding virulence factor family protein, translated as MKRAGLGRAMGVVLALAALPAMAAANVQQFSHGRFEQIPVHMPSGTPQRVVIWFHEPSAGGDTSRLPIEALRADGAMVAAVDIAHLRGVLKREGDPTCSFGSGDVENFSRWLQASLHLPGYHLPLVGGDGEGAEMAYSLAAQADTQVFAGLLTTGFCPDHSHERMVCGDGVKRNRLQPAELNFPWLSAAGDHGCKVGEASGFVQQVAMAREFKRTARGDASPGLVAAARVMGAQAGVSLAPPPAALKGLPVVEVPAAGNGDTLAVFVSGDGGWAGLDKDVASSLNEHGVAVVGIDSLRYFWSERTPKGFAADLQKIIDHYRQQWHRDKVMLIGFSQGADVLPATINQLDADTRAALDRIVLLSVGKKADFEFHVSNWLGGGGDGLPIAPEVAKLPAGKTLCVYGQDDDDALCPGLPANDGVQKVKLPGDHHFNGDYDRLAEVILKGGA; from the coding sequence ATGAAGCGTGCAGGGCTGGGCAGGGCAATGGGTGTGGTACTGGCGCTGGCTGCGCTGCCGGCAATGGCGGCGGCCAACGTGCAGCAGTTCAGCCACGGGCGGTTCGAACAGATTCCGGTGCATATGCCGTCGGGAACGCCGCAGCGGGTAGTGATCTGGTTCCATGAACCTTCTGCCGGCGGTGATACCAGCCGTTTGCCGATCGAGGCGCTGCGTGCCGATGGCGCGATGGTCGCGGCCGTGGACATCGCGCATCTGCGCGGCGTGCTCAAGCGCGAGGGTGACCCGACCTGCTCCTTTGGTTCCGGCGATGTCGAGAACTTCTCGCGCTGGCTGCAGGCGTCGCTGCATCTGCCCGGCTACCACCTGCCGCTGGTCGGCGGCGATGGTGAAGGTGCCGAAATGGCCTACTCGCTGGCGGCGCAGGCCGATACCCAGGTATTCGCCGGCCTGCTCACCACCGGCTTCTGCCCGGACCACAGCCACGAACGCATGGTCTGCGGCGATGGCGTGAAGCGCAACAGGTTGCAGCCCGCCGAACTGAACTTCCCGTGGTTGAGTGCGGCCGGTGATCACGGCTGCAAGGTGGGCGAGGCCAGCGGGTTCGTGCAGCAGGTGGCGATGGCGCGCGAGTTCAAGCGCACCGCGCGCGGTGACGCCTCGCCGGGGCTGGTGGCTGCGGCGCGGGTGATGGGGGCGCAGGCAGGTGTCAGCCTGGCACCGCCACCGGCTGCGCTGAAGGGCCTGCCGGTGGTGGAAGTGCCTGCAGCCGGCAACGGCGACACGCTGGCCGTGTTTGTCTCCGGCGACGGTGGCTGGGCCGGCCTGGACAAGGACGTGGCGTCGTCGCTCAACGAGCACGGCGTGGCGGTGGTCGGCATCGATTCGCTGCGCTACTTCTGGAGCGAGCGCACGCCGAAGGGCTTTGCTGCGGACCTGCAGAAGATCATCGATCACTACCGCCAGCAGTGGCACCGCGACAAGGTCATGCTGATCGGATTCTCGCAGGGCGCCGACGTGCTGCCGGCCACCATCAACCAGCTCGATGCAGATACCCGCGCGGCACTGGACCGTATTGTGCTGCTGTCGGTGGGCAAGAAGGCCGACTTCGAGTTCCATGTCAGCAACTGGCTGGGCGGCGGCGGTGACGGCCTGCCGATCGCGCCGGAAGTGGCGAAGCTGCCGGCTGGCAAGACGTTGTGCGTGTATGGGCAGGACGACGATGACGCGTTGTGCCCGGGCCTTCCCGCCAACGATGGCGTGCAGAAGGTGAAGCTGCCGGGCGACCATCACTTCAATGGTGACTACGACCGCCTGGCCGAGGTGATCCTCAAGGGTGGCGCCTGA
- a CDS encoding DUF998 domain-containing protein, whose amino-acid sequence MNRARPAAVLALVALLLFVVTALWTQFVRTDLDWVRATLSLYLHGPWGLALRAAYCLLALAIAVLGIALYRGSIGPRRSGAAPLLFTVSALGLATVAIGDSWLPDATPLLAPFIHGLAANTAFLCASVGMLLQAWYLRREPGWQSAAGLLWGWAWLAFVLLWLHVLWRVGPPRGLGQKVVIAVIVGWLLYLALALYRRSRRRAPH is encoded by the coding sequence ATGAACCGCGCACGTCCGGCGGCAGTACTGGCACTGGTGGCGTTGCTGCTGTTCGTGGTCACTGCGCTGTGGACCCAGTTCGTGCGCACCGACCTGGACTGGGTGCGGGCCACGCTCAGCCTCTACCTGCATGGGCCGTGGGGGCTGGCACTGCGCGCGGCGTATTGCCTGTTGGCGCTGGCCATCGCGGTGCTCGGCATCGCGCTGTATCGCGGCAGCATCGGCCCGCGTCGCAGCGGGGCCGCGCCGCTGCTGTTCACCGTGTCCGCACTGGGGCTGGCCACCGTCGCCATCGGTGACAGCTGGCTGCCCGATGCAACGCCGTTGCTGGCACCGTTCATCCATGGGCTGGCGGCCAACACCGCGTTCCTGTGTGCCAGCGTCGGCATGCTGCTGCAGGCCTGGTACCTGCGCCGCGAACCGGGCTGGCAGTCCGCCGCTGGCCTGCTCTGGGGCTGGGCGTGGCTTGCGTTCGTGCTTCTCTGGCTGCACGTGCTGTGGCGCGTCGGGCCACCGCGTGGGCTGGGGCAGAAGGTTGTGATTGCGGTGATCGTGGGCTGGCTGCTGTACCTGGCGCTGGCGTTGTACCGCCGCAGCCGCCGCCGCGCCCCCCACTGA
- a CDS encoding oxidoreductase-like domain-containing protein: MSVPDPDPRPLPPEEPGPNECCGSGCPLCVLDLYADELQRYRKALAEWQARHPEAAP, encoded by the coding sequence GTGTCCGTTCCTGATCCCGATCCCCGTCCGCTGCCACCGGAAGAGCCTGGTCCCAATGAGTGCTGCGGCAGTGGCTGCCCGCTGTGCGTGCTTGACCTGTATGCCGATGAGCTGCAGCGCTACCGCAAGGCCCTGGCCGAGTGGCAGGCGCGGCATCCGGAAGCGGCGCCATGA
- a CDS encoding HD domain-containing protein has protein sequence MDFSPLSLAPAQWQALQDSYATPPRAYHHFGHVRAVLQHCQQVADGPGWQQPAEVYLAVLYHDAIYQAGRKDNEARSAQLALQAIAQAPELAAVDAARVEQLILLTARHGELGPDDVDAEAALFLDCDMAILAAPEPVFAAYDRGVAEEYTGVVPGFLYRAGRRRFLQGLLRAPRIFLSDFFHQRLDAAARDNLRRQLDR, from the coding sequence ATGGACTTCTCACCGCTCTCGCTTGCCCCGGCGCAGTGGCAGGCGCTGCAGGACAGCTATGCAACGCCGCCCCGCGCCTACCACCACTTCGGCCACGTGCGCGCCGTGCTGCAGCACTGCCAGCAGGTGGCTGATGGCCCGGGCTGGCAGCAGCCGGCCGAGGTCTATCTGGCCGTGCTGTACCACGATGCGATCTACCAGGCCGGGCGCAAGGACAACGAGGCACGCTCGGCGCAGTTGGCCTTGCAGGCAATCGCACAGGCACCGGAACTGGCCGCCGTCGATGCCGCCCGGGTCGAGCAGCTGATCCTGCTGACTGCCCGCCATGGCGAGCTCGGCCCGGACGATGTCGATGCCGAGGCCGCGCTGTTCCTGGACTGCGACATGGCGATCCTGGCCGCGCCGGAACCGGTGTTCGCTGCCTACGACCGGGGCGTGGCCGAGGAGTACACGGGCGTGGTGCCGGGCTTTCTGTACCGCGCCGGGCGCCGGCGTTTCCTGCAGGGCCTGCTGCGTGCGCCACGCATCTTCCTCAGCGACTTCTTCCACCAGCGCCTGGATGCCGCGGCCCGCGACAACCTGCGCCGGCAGCTGGACCGCTGA